In Aridibaculum aurantiacum, the following proteins share a genomic window:
- the pstC gene encoding phosphate ABC transporter permease subunit PstC gives MRTKEKMIEWVMMACSFITVLTTIGIILVLAIDTVKFFQEVSIVEFFTDTQWTPLFADKHFGILPLLSGTLLTTTIAILFAVPLGLTIAIYLNEYATSKFTSMVKPILEILAAIPTVVYGFFALQFVTPFLQTFIPDLRGFNALSPGLVMGVMIIPYITSFSEDALRAVPGSLREASYGMGATKFQTAFKVMIPAASSGIIISVILAISRALGETMIVAIAAGQEPNLTFNPKESVETITTYIVQVSMGDVPQDSLEYRTIFAAGMTLFLFTFILNNISFWMRRRFQNKYE, from the coding sequence ATGCGCACAAAAGAAAAAATGATCGAATGGGTGATGATGGCCTGCAGCTTCATTACCGTTCTTACTACCATTGGTATCATACTCGTACTTGCCATTGATACGGTAAAATTCTTCCAGGAAGTTTCCATTGTTGAATTTTTTACCGATACCCAATGGACACCTCTTTTTGCTGATAAGCACTTTGGAATTTTGCCCCTGCTCTCAGGCACTTTACTTACCACAACCATTGCTATACTTTTTGCAGTACCACTAGGCCTTACCATAGCTATCTATTTAAATGAATATGCTACATCCAAATTCACTTCTATGGTAAAACCTATACTGGAAATACTGGCTGCTATTCCCACTGTAGTGTATGGTTTTTTTGCACTGCAGTTCGTAACACCATTCTTACAAACTTTCATCCCCGACCTGCGGGGCTTCAATGCCCTGTCTCCCGGTTTGGTAATGGGTGTAATGATCATCCCTTACATAACTTCTTTTAGCGAAGATGCACTGCGTGCTGTTCCGGGTTCTCTTCGTGAAGCATCGTATGGTATGGGTGCCACAAAATTTCAAACCGCGTTTAAAGTAATGATACCTGCTGCATCGTCAGGCATCATCATCTCTGTAATATTGGCTATATCGCGTGCCTTAGGCGAAACCATGATTGTAGCCATAGCTGCAGGACAAGAACCCAATCTTACATTCAATCCAAAAGAATCGGTAGAAACAATTACCACTTATATAGTACAGGTAAGCATGGGCGATGTACCACAAGACTCGCTGGAGTACCGCACCATCTTTGCCGCAGGAATGACCTTGTTCCTGTTTACGTTCATATTAAATAACATTAGCTTCTGGATGCGCCGGAGGTTTCAAAATAAGTATGAATGA
- a CDS encoding PstS family phosphate ABC transporter substrate-binding protein: MAFIKALTVFVLVVLLTTGCFKQYNGRISIDGSSSVYPITEAVAEEYRNDHSDIRITVGVSGTGGGFKKFARGETDISNASRPISKSEIEACKKNNIQFIEIPVAYDGLAVVVSPANDFVDYLSVDELKKIWEPAAQEKIKSWKQVRSSFPDVPLRLYGAGTSSGTYDYFTEAIVGKSKSSRGDYTASEDDNVLVQGVSSDKGSLGYFGLAYYEENKQRLRLVPIDNGKERVLPNDSTISNGKYIPLSRPEFIYVNARSAGSQVIKDFIRFYMEQAPALVREIGYVPLQPEAYQLSYERFLKNKQGSMFANRSTVGADLVALLKEGL; encoded by the coding sequence ATGGCTTTCATAAAAGCATTAACTGTCTTTGTTTTAGTTGTTCTACTAACGACAGGTTGCTTCAAACAATACAACGGCCGCATATCAATTGATGGTTCCAGCTCAGTATACCCAATCACCGAAGCCGTTGCAGAAGAATACAGGAATGATCACAGCGATATCAGGATAACAGTAGGCGTTTCCGGAACCGGTGGCGGCTTCAAAAAATTTGCCCGTGGAGAAACCGATATCAGCAATGCATCTCGCCCTATTTCAAAAAGTGAAATAGAAGCCTGCAAAAAAAACAACATCCAATTTATTGAAATACCTGTGGCATACGATGGCCTTGCTGTGGTAGTTAGTCCTGCCAATGATTTTGTGGATTACTTATCAGTAGATGAATTGAAAAAAATATGGGAACCCGCGGCACAGGAAAAAATAAAATCGTGGAAACAGGTACGTTCTTCTTTTCCTGATGTACCGCTGCGGCTTTATGGTGCAGGCACATCTTCGGGTACTTATGATTATTTTACAGAAGCTATTGTAGGCAAATCCAAATCATCGCGTGGCGATTATACAGCAAGCGAAGATGACAATGTATTGGTACAAGGTGTTTCGTCAGATAAAGGTTCGCTCGGCTATTTTGGTTTGGCGTATTACGAAGAAAATAAACAGCGACTTCGTTTGGTACCTATTGACAATGGAAAAGAGCGGGTATTGCCAAATGACTCCACCATCAGCAATGGCAAGTACATTCCGCTGTCCAGGCCCGAATTTATTTATGTAAATGCACGGTCTGCGGGCTCACAGGTCATCAAAGATTTTATCAGGTTTTATATGGAGCAGGCTCCGGCGTTGGTTCGTGAAATTGGTTATGTACCATTACAGCCGGAGGCTTACCAACTTTCGTACGAAAGGTTTTTAAAAAATAAACAGGGATCTATGTTTGCTAATCGCTCTACTGTAGGTGCCGACCTGGTAGCATTGTTAAAAGAAGGGCTTTAA
- a CDS encoding App1 family protein, with protein MASIKKNIIRTASAIEDRWDELRFNIKRRLGLNDPVQIVPYRTYGTADRVYIKGRVLEDKKIASADDKDTVWNNLLNMYKRFESDEVPDAKLKAILPGEEYEVTTDKEGYFVLNIHPKTSIINEDLWHPITVELLHAPIPYKQGLQATAEVMIPPIDAEYGIISDIDDTIVETTATNLLAMSRTTFLNNAKTRLPFAGVSEFYRSLQLGRNGKKNNPFFYVSSSPWNLYDLLTDFLDLNDIPEGPIMLRDFGLDEDSVKGNDHLGHKLKEIRQIMHSYPQLQFILIGDSGQEDPVIYREVVKEFPGRILAIYIRDVKLEKRKKVAVEVSASVKEHEVEMLIVADTVEAAEHAAQNGLIFTEAIPAIEHDKEEDKGEAPGKEEATIL; from the coding sequence ATGGCTAGTATAAAAAAGAACATCATTAGAACTGCATCTGCTATAGAAGATAGGTGGGATGAATTGCGTTTCAACATAAAAAGAAGATTGGGTTTGAATGACCCGGTGCAGATCGTGCCATATAGAACTTATGGCACAGCAGATCGCGTGTATATAAAAGGCCGAGTACTGGAAGATAAAAAAATAGCAAGTGCTGATGACAAAGACACTGTGTGGAACAACCTGCTGAATATGTACAAGCGCTTTGAAAGTGATGAAGTGCCTGATGCAAAATTGAAAGCCATTTTACCAGGTGAAGAATACGAGGTTACCACCGATAAAGAAGGTTATTTCGTTTTGAACATTCACCCCAAGACCAGCATTATCAACGAAGACCTGTGGCATCCTATAACGGTTGAACTATTACATGCACCTATACCCTATAAACAAGGTCTTCAAGCTACAGCAGAAGTAATGATACCACCTATAGATGCTGAATATGGCATCATAAGCGATATAGATGATACCATAGTAGAAACCACTGCCACCAACCTGCTGGCCATGAGCAGAACAACATTTCTGAACAATGCAAAAACAAGATTACCGTTTGCAGGTGTTTCAGAATTCTATAGATCGTTGCAATTAGGCCGCAATGGCAAGAAGAACAACCCGTTCTTTTATGTCAGCAGCAGCCCATGGAATCTTTACGACCTGCTAACAGATTTTCTTGACCTGAACGATATACCAGAAGGGCCGATCATGCTTCGCGATTTTGGATTGGATGAAGACTCGGTAAAAGGTAACGACCACCTCGGGCATAAATTGAAAGAGATCCGGCAGATCATGCACTCGTACCCGCAGCTGCAGTTCATTTTAATTGGTGACAGTGGCCAGGAAGACCCGGTTATATATCGTGAAGTAGTGAAGGAATTTCCGGGACGGATACTAGCCATCTATATCCGCGATGTAAAACTGGAAAAGCGAAAAAAGGTAGCAGTGGAAGTTTCTGCCTCAGTAAAAGAACACGAGGTGGAAATGCTGATAGTAGCTGATACAGTAGAGGCTGCAGAACATGCGGCACAAAATGGTTTGATATTTACAGAAGCTATTCCTGCAATAGAACACGATAAAGAAGAAGACAAAGGAGAAGCGCCGGGAAAAGAAGAGGCAACTATTCTTTAG
- a CDS encoding toll/interleukin-1 receptor domain-containing protein — MKIFISYSRSTQNEVRMLVKDLEELDHEVWYDNDLSGGQSWWDRILMQIRECDVFLFGLSVEALDSTACIREMKYAEALGKQPFPVLLKQGVSISIIPRYLSHLHYVNYTDPNNKQAALDLHKGLRKLPPSPPLPDPLPEPPAVPISYLDTLKEKIDTPNLGKNDQAIIVRELRNKLADKEVNKEDVVGLLYRLKKHDDLFASVAVEVDEMIKEVSTNTPPKPAPIKEHRPHIPPIKQNEHQHTFIPNHHNHQDRIAIPEKDTSWSIGTMAALLIGTLIFPIVGIVAGIMRLVNGSVTQGIVLLGTGLFMALVYGLMYL, encoded by the coding sequence ATGAAAATTTTCATTAGCTACAGCAGGTCTACACAGAACGAAGTAAGAATGCTGGTAAAGGACCTGGAAGAACTCGATCATGAAGTTTGGTACGACAATGACCTGAGTGGCGGGCAAAGCTGGTGGGATAGGATTTTGATGCAAATAAGGGAGTGCGATGTTTTTCTATTTGGGCTTTCAGTGGAAGCTTTGGACTCTACAGCTTGCATCAGGGAAATGAAATATGCTGAAGCCCTGGGTAAACAACCTTTTCCAGTATTATTAAAACAAGGTGTTTCAATTTCAATTATACCCCGGTATCTCTCCCACCTGCATTATGTAAACTATACTGACCCAAACAACAAGCAAGCGGCATTAGACCTTCACAAAGGACTTCGGAAATTACCTCCATCACCTCCGCTACCCGATCCGCTGCCAGAGCCACCTGCTGTTCCCATTTCTTACCTGGATACACTGAAAGAAAAGATAGACACACCTAATCTTGGTAAAAATGACCAAGCAATAATAGTACGTGAACTACGAAATAAACTAGCTGATAAAGAAGTGAACAAAGAAGATGTGGTAGGCTTACTTTACCGGCTAAAAAAACACGACGACCTGTTTGCTTCCGTTGCAGTAGAAGTAGATGAAATGATTAAAGAAGTTTCAACCAATACACCACCGAAGCCAGCCCCAATAAAGGAACACAGGCCTCACATCCCTCCAATCAAACAGAACGAACACCAACATACTTTCATTCCTAACCATCACAATCACCAGGATAGGATAGCAATACCAGAAAAAGATACAAGCTGGAGTATTGGCACGATGGCAGCCTTATTGATTGGTACCCTCATCTTCCCTATTGTAGGTATAGTTGCGGGTATTATGCGTCTTGTTAATGGTAGCGTTACCCAAGGCATTGTCCTCTTAGGTACAGGTCTTTTTATGGCACTAGTTTATGGACTAATGTACCTGTAG
- a CDS encoding DUF3606 domain-containing protein: MSETNNNMEEKDPSRIDSHDEAAIEDLVKKYPNLSADKVVTIIKQAGPQRTDIESELELLNQNLGS, encoded by the coding sequence ATGTCAGAAACAAACAACAACATGGAAGAAAAAGATCCGTCAAGAATAGATAGCCATGATGAGGCAGCTATTGAAGACCTGGTAAAAAAGTATCCTAACCTCTCTGCCGATAAGGTAGTAACCATTATAAAACAGGCAGGTCCGCAACGGACAGATATTGAATCGGAACTGGAACTTTTGAATCAAAATCTAGGTTCATAA
- a CDS encoding glycosyltransferase yields MILFFPVQQPVLHGTIVSLLYSMWMYVDAILLLGTWLVISFYLLISSSRIKRLKDIDPGGCASLPSVAIIVPVRNEEKNLQQALSTLCRLNYPGYKIIMVNDRSTDGTAEIIQSYCAQFKHVEVVNIDHLPVGWLGKSYALYQGYLQSDAEWLLFTDADVELKEDALLKAISFCRQTKADHLTVLPEVRSGSAWVNCLHSFFQVLFHLRYRPWSASNPQSTASLGMGAFNLVSREAYKTMGTHAHIALHPNDDLKLGEAVKAAGAHQQVLYGKDAVKYEWYETVHAFIEGLTKNAFSSMNYDIGKVAFNIVGTMLFFVLPIPIFLLSADPLLVLVSVAVLSIQSLLFIRFRGAKGRWWYALLIPFSACVMAYILARSAFRTLRHQGIYWSDRFYKLSELKRCD; encoded by the coding sequence ATGATCCTCTTCTTCCCCGTTCAGCAACCTGTTTTGCATGGCACTATTGTTAGTCTTTTGTACAGCATGTGGATGTATGTAGATGCCATACTATTACTGGGTACCTGGCTGGTTATTAGCTTTTACTTATTGATTAGCAGTAGCAGGATCAAGCGATTGAAGGATATTGATCCTGGCGGCTGTGCTTCTTTACCGTCAGTAGCTATCATAGTTCCTGTTCGTAATGAGGAAAAAAATCTTCAGCAGGCATTAAGCACTTTATGCCGGCTCAATTATCCTGGTTATAAAATAATAATGGTCAATGACCGGTCAACGGACGGGACAGCAGAAATAATTCAATCATATTGTGCACAGTTCAAACATGTAGAAGTCGTCAATATAGATCACCTTCCGGTAGGTTGGCTGGGTAAAAGCTATGCGCTGTACCAGGGGTATTTACAGTCAGATGCTGAGTGGTTGCTTTTTACAGATGCTGATGTTGAATTGAAGGAAGATGCATTACTAAAAGCTATTTCATTCTGCCGCCAAACAAAGGCTGATCACTTAACCGTTTTGCCTGAAGTGCGCTCCGGCTCGGCATGGGTAAACTGCCTGCATTCATTTTTCCAGGTATTATTTCATCTCAGGTATAGGCCGTGGTCTGCGAGCAATCCACAGTCAACTGCATCATTAGGAATGGGTGCTTTTAACCTGGTAAGTAGAGAGGCTTACAAAACAATGGGAACACATGCGCACATTGCACTGCATCCCAATGATGATCTGAAATTAGGAGAGGCTGTAAAAGCTGCCGGTGCCCATCAGCAGGTGTTATATGGTAAAGATGCTGTGAAATATGAATGGTATGAAACGGTTCATGCTTTTATAGAGGGACTAACAAAAAATGCATTCTCTTCCATGAACTATGATATTGGTAAAGTGGCTTTTAATATAGTGGGTACTATGTTATTTTTTGTGCTACCCATACCCATCTTCCTTTTATCTGCTGATCCATTACTGGTGCTCGTTTCTGTTGCTGTTTTATCTATTCAATCCCTTTTATTCATTCGCTTTCGTGGGGCCAAAGGCAGATGGTGGTACGCGCTGCTTATTCCTTTTAGTGCCTGCGTGATGGCTTACATTTTAGCGCGTTCTGCTTTCCGCACACTTCGCCACCAGGGCATTTATTGGAGTGACCGTTTTTACAAATTAAGCGAACTAAAGAGGTGTGATTGA
- a CDS encoding pentapeptide repeat-containing protein, with amino-acid sequence MYTLFIFISMEQPLFEEIVFEKKDFTSTSFTKGDYEYCSFAHCDLQKVDLSGCRFIECSFNDCNLTLASLRDTSMQDVKFVDCKMLGLQFDRCNKFNWSISCIGCSLDNSVFSKMELKKAKFTNCRLLEVDFTACDLREAVFDACDLSRANFAMASLEKADLRTSYHFTIHPEETRVKKAKFSIDNVAGLFTRYDVIIES; translated from the coding sequence TTGTATACGTTGTTTATCTTCATCAGTATGGAGCAGCCTTTGTTTGAAGAAATAGTTTTTGAAAAGAAGGATTTCACATCAACCAGTTTTACTAAAGGAGACTATGAGTATTGCTCTTTTGCACATTGTGATCTTCAAAAAGTAGATCTTTCAGGCTGCAGGTTTATTGAATGCAGTTTTAACGATTGCAATCTTACATTGGCCTCCTTGCGCGACACATCAATGCAAGATGTAAAGTTTGTTGACTGTAAGATGCTGGGCCTCCAGTTCGATAGGTGCAACAAGTTTAACTGGAGCATTTCGTGTATAGGCTGTTCGCTTGATAATTCTGTGTTTTCTAAAATGGAATTGAAAAAAGCAAAATTCACAAACTGCCGGTTATTAGAAGTAGATTTTACAGCATGTGATCTGCGTGAGGCGGTGTTCGATGCATGTGATCTTAGCCGTGCAAATTTTGCTATGGCCAGTCTTGAAAAAGCTGACCTACGCACTTCATACCATTTCACTATTCACCCTGAAGAGACACGGGTAAAGAAAGCTAAATTCTCTATAGATAATGTTGCGGGATTATTCACCAGGTACGATGTAATCATCGAAAGCTGA
- a CDS encoding sensor histidine kinase, with protein sequence MFQALHIDLNEILLPVQQKLEADSFSLVQVNEQDLVAHLSSAELVIIGPAHNQPIKLVQAINGADKHISVIVLAMPAQFARVKQALQFAPFVGKNSLCIAYTPNLDIASACKQAALRTRQRRSFSKININPAPVASIASSAVKVEDFGIFLEQAPVGALLVDENQNIIAFNLKAREIFSVDHQKHPALTDLFPNLSLQQLKLSLGANATKVVQAHNLYLELNIAEVKNEEGKALNIILLNDITEQKKKEAALVESEALFRFMAEAMPQKVWTADANGDLNFFNQHWTTYTGKTMEELKGWGWISSIHPDDAEQNREVWQHAIDTGTDFQFEQRIQQYNNEYRWHLVRGVAKKDAAGKVTMWIGTNTDIHEQKAFAEELERRIKERTFELEKSNSELEQFVYVTSHDLQEPLRKIRMFSDILQSTNLSMDAAAARQLEKINATALRMSTLLQELLNFTQMSKEEQLQEIDLNEIVARALVDLELVVSQKNAVIEVGDLPVLRAIPVQMHQLFYNLLNNALKFSKPGIAPEVKVTGKVAGIETLAKHPQLLHDVEYYEIIVADNGIGFSQEFAEQIFNIFQRLHNRSEYSGTGIGLALCKKVVTNHYGIIYAVSEENKGASFHILLPKFHRQD encoded by the coding sequence TTGTTCCAGGCTCTACATATCGATCTAAATGAAATCCTGCTTCCTGTTCAGCAAAAGCTGGAAGCAGATAGTTTTTCACTTGTACAGGTAAACGAGCAAGACCTGGTAGCTCATCTTTCTTCTGCCGAACTGGTTATTATTGGACCGGCTCACAACCAGCCAATAAAACTGGTACAAGCTATCAATGGCGCAGATAAGCATATCTCTGTTATTGTGCTTGCAATGCCTGCTCAATTTGCCAGGGTGAAGCAAGCGCTTCAGTTTGCTCCCTTTGTTGGAAAAAATAGTTTGTGCATTGCATATACTCCCAATCTTGACATAGCCAGCGCATGCAAGCAGGCAGCATTGCGCACCAGGCAACGCAGGAGTTTCAGTAAAATAAATATCAACCCTGCGCCTGTTGCATCTATTGCATCAAGTGCAGTAAAAGTGGAGGATTTTGGGATTTTCCTGGAACAGGCGCCTGTAGGTGCATTACTGGTAGATGAAAACCAAAACATCATTGCCTTCAACCTAAAGGCACGTGAGATCTTCTCTGTTGATCACCAGAAGCACCCTGCACTTACTGACCTTTTTCCTAACCTTTCGCTCCAGCAACTAAAACTGTCATTAGGTGCAAATGCCACTAAGGTGGTGCAGGCACACAACCTTTACCTTGAGCTGAATATAGCCGAGGTAAAAAATGAAGAAGGCAAAGCACTTAACATCATCCTGCTAAATGATATTACTGAGCAAAAAAAGAAAGAAGCAGCACTGGTAGAAAGTGAAGCACTGTTTCGTTTTATGGCTGAAGCCATGCCGCAAAAAGTATGGACAGCAGATGCAAATGGTGACCTCAATTTCTTCAACCAACATTGGACTACCTATACTGGTAAAACAATGGAAGAACTAAAAGGCTGGGGTTGGATAAGCAGCATTCATCCTGATGATGCAGAGCAGAACAGGGAAGTGTGGCAACACGCTATTGATACCGGCACCGACTTCCAGTTTGAGCAAAGGATACAGCAATACAACAATGAATACAGGTGGCACCTGGTGCGTGGTGTAGCCAAAAAAGATGCTGCAGGAAAAGTAACCATGTGGATAGGTACCAATACCGATATACATGAACAGAAAGCTTTTGCAGAAGAGCTGGAGAGGCGGATAAAAGAACGAACATTTGAGCTGGAAAAAAGTAATAGCGAACTGGAACAGTTTGTATATGTTACCAGCCACGACCTGCAGGAGCCATTGCGTAAGATCAGGATGTTCAGTGATATTTTGCAAAGCACCAACTTATCAATGGATGCAGCTGCAGCAAGACAATTGGAAAAGATAAATGCTACTGCACTCCGAATGAGTACACTGCTCCAGGAGCTGCTCAACTTTACGCAGATGAGTAAAGAGGAGCAATTACAGGAAATTGATCTTAATGAAATTGTAGCGCGTGCCCTGGTAGACCTGGAACTTGTGGTAAGCCAGAAAAATGCAGTTATAGAAGTAGGTGATTTACCTGTACTACGCGCCATACCTGTACAGATGCACCAGCTATTTTACAACCTGCTGAATAATGCCCTTAAATTTTCGAAGCCTGGCATAGCACCGGAAGTAAAAGTAACAGGCAAGGTGGCTGGTATAGAAACACTAGCCAAACATCCGCAACTACTTCATGATGTAGAATATTACGAGATAATAGTAGCAGACAACGGCATTGGATTTAGCCAGGAATTTGCAGAGCAGATCTTTAATATCTTCCAGCGGTTACACAACCGCAGCGAATACAGTGGCACAGGTATAGGCCTGGCGCTTTGCAAAAAAGTGGTCACTAACCATTACGGCATCATCTATGCCGTATCAGAAGAAAACAAGGGTGCTTCTTTTCATATTCTGTTACCAAAGTTTCACCGGCAGGATTAG
- a CDS encoding acyl-CoA dehydrogenase family protein, translating to MPQLDHLVHLAQTIANDVASKEAIEADKKGQWMVQTMQALKDSKLTGLTVPKANGGLGGGLFALVRVCEELGKGYSSAGLCFGMHCVGTAVIASKATQWQQANYLEPIAQGKHITTLALSEPGTGAHFYFPQTSLLPITPEEFQVNGSKTFVTNGGYADSYVASTLGASEDASAEQFSCILLDANTKGMEWGDEWNGLGMRGNSSRAVHFNNIHISDKHILGEKGDQLWYIFNVVAPYFLMAMAGTYLGIAEAALQEGKNTLLRRTYLHNGTNLAQVSLLQHRIGMLWSNVERTRRLIYHAAHLGDNNDPAAITSILAAKAEVAHCTVDVVNEVMTLAGGIGYRENGLLGMYLRDARAAHIMSPTTDLLYTWLGRALLDQPILSD from the coding sequence ATGCCCCAACTGGATCATCTTGTTCATTTAGCACAAACTATAGCCAATGATGTTGCTTCAAAAGAAGCAATAGAGGCAGATAAAAAGGGGCAGTGGATGGTGCAGACCATGCAGGCTCTTAAAGACTCTAAACTTACCGGCCTAACCGTACCAAAAGCTAATGGAGGTTTAGGTGGAGGCTTATTCGCTCTTGTAAGAGTATGTGAAGAACTAGGTAAAGGTTATTCTTCTGCTGGGTTATGCTTCGGTATGCATTGCGTAGGCACTGCAGTTATTGCATCTAAAGCAACTCAATGGCAGCAGGCAAATTACCTGGAGCCAATAGCACAGGGTAAACACATCACCACACTAGCACTAAGCGAGCCAGGAACAGGAGCTCACTTTTATTTCCCGCAAACATCTTTACTGCCCATTACGCCAGAAGAATTCCAGGTTAATGGCAGCAAAACATTTGTTACCAATGGTGGCTATGCCGACTCGTATGTAGCCTCAACTCTTGGCGCCAGCGAAGATGCAAGTGCCGAACAATTCTCTTGCATTCTTCTTGATGCAAATACCAAAGGCATGGAATGGGGTGATGAATGGAATGGGCTGGGCATGAGAGGAAATTCTTCGCGTGCTGTTCATTTCAACAATATTCATATTTCTGATAAACATATACTAGGCGAGAAGGGCGACCAGCTGTGGTATATTTTCAATGTAGTAGCTCCTTATTTTTTAATGGCAATGGCTGGCACTTACCTTGGCATCGCAGAAGCTGCACTGCAGGAAGGCAAGAACACATTACTTAGAAGAACTTACCTGCACAACGGAACCAATCTTGCACAAGTCTCGCTGCTACAGCACCGCATTGGCATGTTGTGGTCTAATGTAGAACGAACCCGCAGGCTGATATACCATGCAGCGCATCTAGGAGACAATAACGATCCCGCAGCTATTACTTCCATACTGGCTGCCAAGGCTGAAGTAGCACATTGTACAGTAGATGTAGTGAATGAAGTGATGACACTTGCCGGTGGAATTGGATACCGTGAAAATGGCTTGCTGGGTATGTACCTGCGCGATGCAAGGGCTGCACACATCATGTCGCCTACCACAGATCTCTTGTATACATGGCTTGGGCGGGCACTGCTCGATCAGCCTATTTTATCAGATTAA
- a CDS encoding response regulator, translated as MPTCTKIILIAEDDLDDQELIAFAFSKADPTLELRMVRDGMEAVEYLENSNEQNLPCLILLDYNMPELNGAQVIQRLMPNERYSSIPKVILSTSNNPLFVNECLQKGALDYKVKPTNFAELVHIAKEMASLCNRAA; from the coding sequence ATGCCCACCTGTACAAAGATCATTCTTATTGCCGAAGATGACCTGGATGACCAGGAACTTATTGCTTTTGCATTTTCAAAAGCAGACCCGACCCTTGAGCTTCGCATGGTAAGAGACGGCATGGAAGCAGTTGAATACCTTGAAAATTCTAATGAACAGAATCTTCCTTGTTTGATACTGCTTGATTACAATATGCCCGAGCTAAATGGTGCACAGGTTATTCAACGGCTTATGCCCAACGAACGTTATTCCTCTATTCCTAAGGTTATATTAAGCACTTCCAACAATCCTCTTTTTGTAAATGAATGCTTGCAAAAAGGCGCACTTGATTATAAAGTGAAGCCTACCAATTTTGCTGAGCTGGTTCATATTGCAAAAGAGATGGCATCGTTGTGTAATCGTGCCGCTTAG
- a CDS encoding heavy-metal-associated domain-containing protein: MKYTYKTNINCMGCVGQVKPHLDKLEQEQDIDHWHIDVDNPQKILTIETNSLSSEEVETIIQDAGFNAIPVAS, encoded by the coding sequence ATGAAGTACACTTATAAAACAAACATCAACTGCATGGGCTGCGTAGGACAGGTAAAACCACATCTTGATAAGCTGGAACAGGAACAGGACATTGACCATTGGCATATTGACGTAGACAACCCGCAAAAGATCCTGACCATTGAGACAAACAGCTTAAGTTCTGAAGAAGTAGAGACCATTATCCAGGATGCTGGTTTCAATGCAATACCTGTAGCAAGCTAA